A section of the Candidatus Methylomirabilota bacterium genome encodes:
- a CDS encoding CoA transferase has product MSGALAGLRVVDCSRLIAGGVLATILADHGADVVKVENPRGGDPLRTWLRERGELWWKVYARGKRSITLNLAHPRGQALLRRLARDADVLIENFLPGTFEKWGLGWDVLSAENPRLVFARVSGWGQDGPYRDRPGFGTMVEAMSGFAAATGPADRPPTLPSFPMADMVAALAGAAAVLAALRHRDQASGRGQVIDISLYEPLLSVLGPAAAEYALDGTIRTRHGNQSDNASPRGTYRTRDGKWVALSASTPASATALFAGLGLGDMLRDPRFATNDARVAHNDLVDDALSRAIGARTLDEMLLLFEKADLTASPVYDVADITKDPHVLARGILADVPDPDLGAVRMTAPTPRLGATPAAIRWPGPRLGAHNREVYASLGVSDAELDELRRDGIV; this is encoded by the coding sequence GTGAGCGGCGCGCTCGCGGGCCTGCGTGTCGTGGACTGCTCGCGCCTCATCGCGGGCGGCGTTCTCGCGACGATCCTCGCCGACCACGGCGCCGACGTCGTCAAGGTCGAGAACCCGCGGGGCGGCGATCCCCTCCGGACGTGGCTCCGCGAGCGGGGCGAGCTGTGGTGGAAGGTCTACGCGCGCGGCAAGCGGTCCATCACGCTCAACCTCGCGCACCCGCGGGGACAGGCCCTTCTGCGACGGCTCGCGCGGGACGCCGACGTCCTCATCGAGAACTTCCTCCCCGGCACCTTCGAGAAGTGGGGGCTCGGCTGGGACGTCCTCTCGGCCGAGAACCCGCGCCTCGTGTTCGCGCGCGTCTCGGGCTGGGGGCAGGACGGCCCGTACCGCGACCGCCCGGGCTTCGGGACGATGGTCGAGGCGATGAGCGGCTTCGCCGCGGCGACGGGCCCCGCGGACCGGCCGCCGACGCTGCCGTCGTTCCCGATGGCGGACATGGTCGCCGCCCTCGCCGGCGCCGCCGCCGTGCTCGCGGCGCTCCGCCACCGCGACCAGGCCTCGGGGCGTGGCCAGGTGATCGACATCTCGCTCTACGAGCCGCTCCTCTCCGTCCTCGGGCCGGCCGCCGCCGAGTACGCGCTCGACGGCACGATCCGGACGCGCCACGGCAACCAGTCGGACAACGCGAGCCCCCGCGGCACCTACCGGACGCGTGACGGCAAGTGGGTGGCGCTCTCGGCCTCGACGCCCGCCTCGGCGACGGCCCTCTTCGCCGGGCTCGGGCTCGGCGACATGCTGCGCGACCCGCGCTTCGCGACGAACGACGCGCGCGTCGCCCACAACGACCTGGTGGACGACGCGCTGTCCCGAGCGATCGGCGCGCGGACGCTCGACGAGATGCTCCTGCTCTTCGAGAAGGCGGACCTGACGGCCTCGCCCGTCTACGACGTCGCCGACATCACGAAGGACCCCCACGTGCTCGCGCGTGGGATCCTGGCGGACGTGCCCGACCCCGACCTCGGCGCGGTCCGCATGACCGCGCCGACGCCGCGCCTCGGCGCCACGCCGGCCGCGATCCGCTGGCCGGGCCCGAGGCTCGGCGCGCACAACCGCGAGGTCTACGCCTCCCTCGGCGTCTCCGACGCGGAGCTCGACGAGCTCAGGCGCGACGGGATCGTCTAG
- a CDS encoding AMP-binding protein, giving the protein MARRAPAAPAASPNPFAHATAISMLDALAARHGASEAIVFGDRRMTFAAFAAAAHRLASGLAALGIGRGDKVAIWLPNRPEWYVAQYACARLGAVVVALNPRYKAHELTYILGQSDATALLLTDHLGGIDYFETLHQVLPGLPASVPGELSSAAFPALRHVIVDAEDPYPGCHRLADLFETGAALPAAAGPDDVFTLLYTSGTTSFPKGAMITHRNCVPHGWNVGEALRMTPEDRVLHALPAAGTWGGVNIPLVTWSHGACLVLMDAFDPLRALQLIERERCTVWNAVDAMVKAMLDHPDLERYDRSSLRTGALGSTGGGAHGLFEAWIGKIGVKAGYEPYGMTEVNAMALYHELDEPLELRKLPGVNPAPGLAVRVVHPETGAPCRPGEEGELQFRGEIVTRGYYKKPEETAAAFTPDGWFRSGDLGVQDAAGHTIFKGRLRETLRISHFMVAPGEIEAFLMSHPDVAQAFVVGVPDPRLNEAPVAYVILKQGAFLTEDALRGFCRGKVASYKIPVAVRFVKDVPRTPGPHGDKVQRGRLREQAMRELGRGAAV; this is encoded by the coding sequence GTGGCGCGGCGCGCGCCCGCGGCCCCGGCCGCGTCGCCGAACCCCTTCGCCCACGCCACGGCGATCTCCATGCTCGACGCCCTCGCGGCGCGCCACGGCGCGAGCGAGGCGATCGTGTTCGGCGACCGGCGCATGACCTTCGCCGCGTTCGCCGCGGCCGCACACCGGCTCGCGAGCGGCCTCGCGGCGCTCGGGATCGGCCGCGGCGACAAGGTCGCGATCTGGCTGCCGAACCGGCCCGAGTGGTACGTCGCCCAGTACGCGTGCGCGCGCCTCGGCGCGGTGGTCGTCGCGCTGAACCCGCGCTACAAGGCGCACGAGCTCACGTACATCCTCGGCCAGTCGGACGCGACGGCGCTCCTCCTCACCGACCACCTCGGCGGGATCGACTACTTCGAGACGCTCCACCAGGTGCTGCCCGGGCTGCCCGCGTCGGTCCCCGGCGAGCTCTCGAGCGCCGCGTTTCCGGCGCTGCGCCACGTCATCGTGGACGCGGAGGACCCCTATCCCGGCTGCCACCGCCTCGCCGATCTGTTCGAGACGGGGGCCGCGCTGCCGGCCGCGGCCGGACCCGACGACGTCTTCACGCTGCTCTACACGTCGGGCACGACCTCGTTCCCGAAGGGCGCGATGATCACGCACCGTAACTGCGTTCCCCATGGCTGGAACGTCGGCGAGGCGCTGCGGATGACGCCCGAGGACCGGGTGCTCCACGCGCTGCCGGCCGCCGGCACGTGGGGCGGCGTCAACATCCCGCTCGTCACGTGGAGCCACGGCGCGTGTCTGGTCTTGATGGACGCCTTCGATCCGCTCCGCGCGCTCCAGCTGATCGAGCGCGAGCGCTGCACCGTCTGGAACGCGGTGGACGCGATGGTCAAGGCGATGCTCGACCATCCGGACCTCGAGCGTTACGACCGCTCGTCGCTCCGCACGGGCGCGCTCGGCTCGACGGGCGGCGGCGCGCACGGCCTCTTCGAGGCGTGGATCGGGAAGATCGGCGTGAAGGCGGGCTACGAGCCCTACGGGATGACCGAGGTGAACGCGATGGCGCTCTACCACGAGCTGGACGAGCCGCTCGAGCTCCGGAAGCTCCCGGGCGTCAACCCGGCGCCCGGGCTCGCGGTGCGCGTCGTGCACCCGGAGACCGGCGCGCCGTGCCGGCCGGGCGAGGAGGGCGAGCTCCAGTTCCGCGGCGAGATCGTCACGCGCGGCTACTACAAGAAGCCCGAGGAGACGGCGGCGGCGTTCACGCCGGATGGCTGGTTCCGCTCCGGCGACCTCGGCGTCCAGGACGCCGCGGGCCATACCATCTTCAAGGGACGGCTCCGGGAGACGCTCAGGATCAGCCACTTCATGGTCGCGCCGGGCGAGATCGAGGCGTTTCTCATGTCGCACCCGGACGTCGCCCAGGCGTTTGTCGTCGGCGTGCCCGACCCCAGGCTCAACGAGGCGCCGGTCGCCTACGTTATCTTAAAGCAGGGCGCCTTTCTCACCGAGGACGCGCTGCGCGGCTTCTGCCGGGGGAAGGTCGCCTCCTACAAGATCCCGGTCGCCGTGCGCTTCGTGAAGGACGTGCCGCGCACGCCGGGGCCGCACGGCGACAAGGTCCAGCGCGGCAGGCTCCGCGAGCAGGCGATGCGGGAGCTGGGGAGAGGCGCGGCGGTCTGA
- a CDS encoding helix-turn-helix domain-containing protein — MPKRYGQACPVAKSLDVVGDRWTLLLVRDLLRGPQRFQDLQSSLKGIAPNLLSDRLKLMEDEALVARRFYSDHPPRAEYALTDKGRELGVVIGALATWGTRHVHRSSALVHDACGHPVELGYFCRRCATRVRGSTVRLARARRRAGTSARRRA, encoded by the coding sequence GTGCCCAAGCGCTACGGCCAGGCGTGCCCGGTGGCGAAGTCGCTCGACGTCGTCGGCGACCGCTGGACCCTCCTGCTCGTGCGCGACCTGCTCCGCGGCCCGCAGCGCTTCCAGGACTTACAGTCGAGCCTCAAGGGGATCGCGCCGAATCTTTTGTCCGACCGGCTGAAGCTCATGGAGGATGAGGCACTCGTCGCGCGGCGCTTCTACTCCGACCACCCGCCGCGGGCGGAGTACGCGCTGACGGACAAGGGGCGCGAGCTCGGGGTGGTGATCGGCGCGCTCGCGACGTGGGGGACGCGCCACGTGCACCGCTCGAGCGCGCTCGTCCACGACGCCTGCGGGCACCCGGTGGAGCTCGGGTACTTCTGCCGGCGCTGCGCGACGCGCGTCCGCGGGAGCACCGTGCGCCTCGCCCGCGCGCGGCGGCGCGCCGGGACGTCTGCCAGGCGGCGCGCCTAG
- a CDS encoding MATE family efflux transporter has translation MDPTTRRLLEAPIAPTLLALAAPNVLMLVSQVALNVLEAYFVGWLGADALAGVSVTFPLVMLMQTMSAGGMGGGVASAVARALGAGRRADASALVAHAIVIALAMAALFSAALLVGGPAIYRAMGARDGALAAALAYSNVIFAGAAAFWLFNTLASVVRGTGNMRLPAGVAVGGGAILLGLSPALIFGWGPLPRLGVRGAAIALVTYYGLGALVFLGYLVSGRSLVTLAPRAVRFRRALFGEILRVGAPSLVNNVQTNLTVVILTALVGPFGTFALAGYGMGVRLEYLQIPLVFGFGSALVTMVGTNFGAGRAERARRVAWTGALMAAGVCETIGLAAALFPRAWLGLFSSEPEVLAAGAAYLRVVGPTYGFFGLGLALYFASQGAGRLLWPLLAGASRLGVAAAGGWLILHWTGGELAALFAVMGAALVVFGSTLAGAIHLGAWNARREP, from the coding sequence ATGGACCCGACGACCCGCCGGCTCCTCGAGGCGCCCATCGCCCCGACGCTCCTCGCCCTGGCGGCGCCCAACGTCCTCATGCTCGTGTCCCAGGTCGCGCTCAACGTCCTCGAGGCCTACTTCGTGGGCTGGCTCGGCGCCGACGCCCTCGCTGGCGTCTCCGTGACCTTCCCCCTCGTCATGCTCATGCAGACGATGTCGGCGGGCGGGATGGGCGGCGGCGTCGCCTCGGCGGTGGCGCGCGCGCTCGGCGCCGGCCGCCGCGCGGACGCGAGCGCCCTGGTCGCCCACGCGATCGTCATCGCGCTCGCCATGGCGGCGCTCTTCAGCGCGGCCCTCCTCGTGGGCGGTCCCGCGATCTACCGGGCGATGGGGGCGCGCGACGGCGCCCTCGCGGCCGCCCTCGCCTACTCGAACGTGATCTTCGCCGGCGCCGCCGCGTTCTGGCTCTTCAACACGCTGGCCAGCGTGGTACGCGGCACGGGCAACATGCGCCTGCCGGCCGGGGTGGCCGTCGGCGGGGGCGCGATCCTCCTCGGGCTCTCGCCCGCCCTCATCTTCGGCTGGGGCCCCCTGCCGCGGCTCGGCGTGCGCGGCGCGGCGATCGCGCTCGTCACCTATTACGGCCTCGGCGCCCTCGTCTTCCTCGGCTACCTCGTCTCCGGCCGGAGCCTCGTCACCCTGGCGCCGCGGGCGGTGCGCTTCCGGCGCGCGCTCTTCGGGGAGATCCTCCGCGTCGGGGCGCCGAGCCTCGTGAACAACGTCCAGACGAACCTGACCGTCGTGATCCTCACGGCGCTCGTGGGGCCCTTCGGCACCTTCGCCCTCGCGGGCTACGGCATGGGCGTGCGCCTCGAGTACCTCCAGATCCCGCTGGTCTTCGGCTTCGGCTCGGCGCTCGTCACGATGGTCGGCACGAACTTCGGCGCGGGCCGGGCCGAGCGCGCCCGGCGCGTGGCGTGGACCGGCGCCCTGATGGCGGCGGGCGTCTGCGAGACGATCGGGCTCGCGGCCGCGCTCTTCCCGCGCGCGTGGCTCGGCCTCTTCAGCTCGGAGCCCGAGGTCCTCGCCGCCGGCGCCGCCTACCTCCGCGTCGTCGGCCCGACGTACGGCTTCTTCGGTCTCGGGCTCGCGCTCTACTTCGCGTCCCAGGGCGCGGGCCGGCTCCTCTGGCCGCTCCTCGCGGGCGCGAGCCGTCTCGGCGTCGCGGCGGCGGGCGGCTGGCTGATCCTCCACTGGACCGGCGGCGAACTCGCGGCGCTGTTCGCCGTGATGGGCGCGGCGCTGGTCGTCTTCGGATCCACGCTCGCGGGCGCGATCCATCTCGGCGCCTGGAACGCACGGAGGGAACCATGA
- a CDS encoding PaaI family thioesterase has product MPRMLDAIRMMQRGELPPPPVATLIGFTLVAVEPGRAVVALEATERHANPMGTLHGGVLCDVADAAMGMAWASTLDEGETFTTLELKINFLKPVWTGRLTATGRVVKGGRTVGLVECDVVDAKERLVARASSTVLTLRGAEAAGR; this is encoded by the coding sequence ATGCCCAGGATGCTCGACGCGATCCGCATGATGCAGCGCGGAGAGCTGCCGCCGCCGCCCGTCGCCACGCTCATCGGATTCACGCTCGTCGCCGTCGAGCCGGGCCGGGCGGTCGTCGCGCTCGAGGCGACGGAGCGCCACGCGAACCCGATGGGCACGCTCCACGGCGGCGTCCTCTGCGACGTCGCGGACGCGGCGATGGGGATGGCCTGGGCGTCCACGCTCGACGAGGGCGAGACGTTCACGACGCTCGAGCTCAAGATCAACTTCCTCAAGCCCGTCTGGACGGGACGGCTCACCGCCACCGGACGCGTCGTGAAGGGCGGCCGGACGGTCGGCCTCGTCGAGTGCGACGTCGTGGACGCGAAGGAGCGGCTCGTGGCCCGGGCGAGCTCGACCGTGCTGACCCTCCGGGGCGCCGAGGCCGCCGGCCGCTAG